Proteins encoded together in one Mobula birostris isolate sMobBir1 chromosome 7, sMobBir1.hap1, whole genome shotgun sequence window:
- the LOC140200029 gene encoding P2Y purinoceptor 8-like codes for MNMNTTRLDNETLEMLNSTAIRIAVPAIYLTITIIGLPSNGISLVLLCFQTHPKTPLVIFMINLAITDLLLAFFLPFQVAYHLNNSNWVFGNRHCTFVSTLFYANMYCSILTMTFISIERYLGVVFPIWYKTVWKRRHAVIACLGIWVTLLIVLLPFEYNDLTFEVQELNITTCFDVLKENILPNRYVWGLFLFTLFVLLFLIPFSITIVCYVLVILKLSQNSHTKEHKKKKRAIYLAITVLSVFIVCFLPSNITLLIHIILRLAYNKGCYTAYKLTLLLSCFNSCLNPFIFCFASSDFQQCVYHLLNQRQSHDGNDITSPPTAMSSAG; via the coding sequence ATGAACATGAATACAACAAGGCTGGACAACGAAACATTGGAAATGCTGAACAGCACTGCCATCCGAATCGCCGTTCCTGCCATTTACCTGACCATCACCATCATTGGTCTGCCCAGCAATGGCATCTCCTTGGTACTGCTTTGCTTCCAAACCCATCCCAAGACACCCTTGGTCATTTTCATGATCAACCTAGCAATCACCGACCTCCTACTTGCCTTCTTCCTGCCTTTCCAGGTTGCCTACCACCTAAACAACAGCAACTGGGTTTTTGGCAACCGCCATTGCACCTTTGTCAGCACGTTATTTTATGCTAATATGTATTGCTCCATCTTGACAATGACATTTATTAGCATCGAACGCTATCTCGGAGTTGTCTTTCCTATATGGTACAAAACTGTGTGGAAGAGAAGGCATGCTGTGATTGCTTGCCTGGGAATATGGGTGACTTTGCTGATTGTTCTACTGCCTTTTGAATATAATGATTTAACATTTGAGGTTCAGGAGCTCAATATTACTACTTGTTTTGATGTACTTAAGGAAAATATCCTTCCTAACCGATATGTATGGGGATTGTTCCTCTTCACCCTGTTTGTTCTGCTCTTCCTGATCCCATTTAGCATCACCATTGTATGCTATGTGTTAGTCATACTGAAACTCTCCCAGAATTCTCACACAAAGGAGCATAAGAAGAAAAAAAGAGCGATATACTTAGCCATTACTGTGCTTTCGGTCTTCATCGTGTGCTTTCTCCCCAGCAACATCACCCTCTTAATTCACATTATACTGAGGCTCGCCTACAATAAGGGTTGCTACACAGCCTACAAGCTGACCTTGTTACTCAGCTGTTTCAACAGCTGTCTCAATCCATTTATTTTCTGCTTTGCttcctcagatttccagcaatgtGTCTATCATTTACTAAATCAGAGGCAGTCGCATGACGGGAATGACATAACCTCACCTCCAACAGCGATGTCTAGTGCAGGTTAG